A part of Canis lupus familiaris isolate Mischka breed German Shepherd chromosome 4, alternate assembly UU_Cfam_GSD_1.0, whole genome shotgun sequence genomic DNA contains:
- the RXFP3 gene encoding relaxin-3 receptor 1 isoform X1 has product MPPEDKDRDDSNAIMNQEINIHPPEALSPSSGQAEMSRVRRSEACSLLGTRGKGEEQAGGLCAQPASCSSRRRAWQVQHLGKRPLGPRAELRMLPGSPQPGLSGSAWNSGGPAGDCGGGEVREQRGPRTETLSKQQQQQQQQQRNPTKVFESSGASPPGGVLSGRAGVGRGATGAVGDASDLGQRTLGRPRLALGVTRSALEFPSRTDAERSARAQGRAPPPQRHLRLQGGAAATMNAVTMNEQAGGKELAGPFSLIPYLLQAANSSGNASLRPQDQGWELGLELPDGAAAGPPWGPGGAGSADTEARVRMLISAVYWVVCALGLTGNLLVLYLMKRQQGWRKSSINLFVTNLALTDFQFVLTLPFWAVENALDFRWPFGKAMCKIVSVVTSMNMYASVFFLTSMSVARYHSVASALKSRGPRGHGRGACCCGPSLGRGCGFSAKALCALLWACAALASLPNAAFSTTVRVMGDELCLVRFPDRLLGGDRQVWLGLYHLQKVLLGFVLPLFTISLCYLLLLRFISARRVAGAEGGAPAAGGGLAAASARRRSKVTRSVTLVVLSFFLCWLPNQALTTWSLLIKFNAVPFSQEYFLCQVYAFPVSVCLAHSNSCLNPVLYCLARREFRQALKSLLWRLASPSLPSMRRFTATTKPEPEDQGLQALAPLHPAEPDLVYYPPGVVVYSGGRYDLLPSSCAY; this is encoded by the exons ATGCCACCTGAGGACAAAGACAGAGATGACAGTAACGCAATTATGAACCAAGAAATCAACATACACCCACCAGAAG CCCTGTCGCCCTCTAGCGGGCAAGCGGAGATGTCCAGAGTCCGCCGCAGCGAAGCATGTTCTCTGCTTGGAACCCG TgggaaaggggaggagcaggctggggGGCTCTGCGCGCAGCCCGCGTCTTGCTCCTCGCGGAGGCGGGCGTGGCAAGTTCAGCACCTCGGAAAGCGCCCCCTCGGCCCCCGCGCCGAGCTACGCATGCTCCCTGGGAGCCCGCAGCCTGGGCTTAGCGGGAGCGCCTGGAACTCCGGGGGCCCCGCCGGCGACTGCGGAGGGGGGGAGGTGCGGGAGCAGCGAGGTCCACG GACGGAAACCTTGtccaagcagcagcagcagcagcagcagcagcagaggaacCCGACGAAGGTATTTGAGAGCTCGGGAGCGAGCCCCCCAGGAGGGGTCCTGAGCGGCAGGGCGGGTGTGGGCCGGGGCGCAACAGGCGCAGTGGGGGACGCGTCCGACCTTGGCCAGAGAACCCTTGGACGCCCGCGGCTCGCCCTGGGAGTCACCCGCTCAGCTCTAGAATTCCCCTCCAGAACAGACGCCGAGCGCAGCGCCCGCGCCCAAGGCCGTGCACCCC CGCCCCAGAGGCACCTGCGCTTGCAGGGGGGCGCTGCAGCCACGATGAATGCAGTCACCATGAATGAGCAGGCTGGCGGAAAGGAGCTCGCGGGACCCTTCAGTCTGATCCCGTACCTTCTACAGGCGGCCAACAGCAGCGGCAACGCGTCGCTGCGGCCCCAGGAccagggctgggagctggggctggagctgcccGACGGCGCGGCGGCCGGGCCCCCGTGGGGCCCCGGCGGGGCCGGCAGCGCGGACACCGAGGCCCGAGTGCGGATGCTCATCAGCGCCGTGTACTGGGTGGTCTGCGCCCTGGGCCTGACGGGCAACCTGCTGGTGCTCTACCTAATGAAGAGGCAGCAGGGGTGGCGCAAGTCCTCCATCAACCTCTTTGTCACCAACCTGGCGCTGACGGACTTCCAGTTCGTGCTCACTCTGCCCTTCTGGGCCGTAGAAAACGCTCTCGACTTCAGATGGCCCTTCGGCAAGGCCATGTGTAAGATCGTGTCGGTGGTGACGTCCATGAACATGTACGCCAGCGTCTTCTTCCTCACCTCCATGAGCGTGGCGCGCTACCACTCGGTGGCCTCCGCTCTCAAGAGCCGCGGGCCCCGAGGGCACGGCCGGGGCGCCTGCTGCTGCGGCCCGAGCCTGGGGCGCGGCTGCGGCTTCTCGGCCAAAGCGCTGTGCGCGCTGCTCTGGGCGTGCGCCGCGCTGGCCTCGCTGCCCAACGCCGCCTTCTCCACCACCGTCAGGGTGATGGGCGACGAGCTGTGCCTGGTGCGCTTCCCCGACAGGCTGCTGGGCGGGGACAGACAGGTGTGGCTGGGCCTCTACCACCTGCAGAAGGTGCTGCTGGGCTTCGTGCTTCCGCTGTTCACCATCAGCCTGTGCTACCTGCTGCTGCTGCGCTTCATCTCCGCCCGCCGCGTGGCTGGGGCCGAAGGAGGGGCccccgcggcggggggcggcctgGCCGCGGCCAGCGCCCGCAGACGGTCCAAGGTCACTAGGTCGGTGACCCTCGTggtcctctccttcttcctgtgttgGCTGCCCAACCAGGCGCTCACCACCTGGAGCCTCCTCATCAAGTTCAACGCGGTGCCCTTCAGCCAAGAGTACTTCCTGTGCCAGGTGTACGCGTTCCCGGTGAGCGTGTGCCTGGCGCACTCCAACAGCTGCCTCAACCCCGTCCTCTACTGCCTGGCGCGCCGCGAGTTCCGCCAAGCGCTCAAGAGTCTGCTGTGGCGCCTCGCGTCGCCGTCGCTACCCAGCATGCGCCGGTTCACGGCCACCACCAAGCCCGAGCCCGAGGATCAGGGGCTGCAGGCCCTGGCGCCTCTCCACCCCGCGGAGCCCGACCTGGTCTACTACCCGCCTGGCGTGGTGGTCTACAGCGGGGGGCGCTACGACCTGCTGCCCAGCAGCTGCGCCTACTGA